Sequence from the Hemibagrus wyckioides isolate EC202008001 linkage group LG28, SWU_Hwy_1.0, whole genome shotgun sequence genome:
TTACTAAGAAATGTAATTGactctaaagaaaaaaaaatcttctagtgtttgtttactctgtgtctGTTTTGGCTACGATTCTAGTCAGTTATTTTTACATGACCAGGGTCCTATAAGAAACTGAAATTActattaaaaaaagtaataacaGGTGGGTTTTGGGTCAGATAATACTGAAAATAATGTTAATGACTGATGAACGATGTCATTTTGAGGTAATGACAACCGAAGTGAAAATATCCATGTAACTACTGTAACAAGATCATCACCATAAATAAAGCTGGTACTGTAACAGCTTCCAAATCTGTCTGTAGTATTACTGCATCTCTGAGAAATCTTCCAGGGACGAATTACAAATTGTAGAAGTCTAGATGCGCTCCAGATTCATAATCGTCCTTTAACAGGACCTTTAACAGCTTCCCCACAGATTCTTCGCAGGTCAGTAGGCGGCCCTCAGAGTGTATCGCCATGATGGACGTCCTAATACCGTCATCCGCTGTGTCACACCGGGCGTGGGTTTGCATATCTGTGTCTAGAGGGCCTGAGGAAATAAAGAATTTAACACAGGTAAGCAGTGCACTGCAGGACGAATGGAAGCGCCTACTCTTGCAAAGGAAGCATGTGATATAGAGGTATAAAATTTCTGCAGCGATACAGATATCTAATGATTAAAGACGGCCATAGCGATAGTTTGGTGATTCAGCTTTTTTACACCTTGTTTCATATTGCTGGTAATTGAATGAAATGCAATGAAATggcaaatgaaatgtaaataataacttaattttcatgtttttcatgTTTCAGTTATCTGTTCTCATTTAAATACCCATTAACTCACATTCTTAACTCAGGTATTTTACCTGTCACTGTAAGTAACTGGACTTTTGTGTGGAAGACTGGAGACAGGAGGAGACAGCGGTAGACTTTAACCCttttaataacacaataacCGAACCGATCACAGACACCAGTTAGCACTTTCTATAAAGTTTATATTCAGACCTTCTTCCTCAAGGAAGAACTAAAACACACCcctcaccatcattaacccTCTTAAAGGAGCCTCACATTTAACATTTAGCCAATACACTACATTTTGCAAATTTTAGCTGGCTCACAAATTGTAGTTTAATACCAGTGTACTACAAGATCAAGACTTGGCTACACTACAAATGTGTGTTTTACATGTTTACCTGGAGCATAGTTGAgaatcctgagctcagactcCTCCTTAGCCAGCACGCGGAACATCATGTTTCGTGCCGCTTTACCCATGCAGTAAAGAACCCAGGAGGGAAACGGCTGCAGGGCACACAGAGAGCTCACATTTACCACGCAGTGCCGGAAACCCTCACGAGCTGGAAACGCCTGCAGGATCCCAGCAGTCAAACACAGCGCCGAGCTAACGTTCATCGAGAGATACTCGTTCACTTCGTCCATGTCGGTGAAACTTCGAGCGTAGCGTGAAACATCGCCAAGAGAAGCTTAAAGAGGGGAAATATATCAACAAAATAATTTAGATCTAGGTTGTAAAATCCTATATTAAACCTACCCCTAACATTCCAGAGCATTTGATGATAATCAAAATAACATGGACAGTAAGTGTAAATAAGTAACATGTTGTGTGATAATAATCTctatgtttatgttaataacaCACAACTGAAATTGATTAACAGGAAACTCAACTGAAGTTTCACAcaagtgagatttttttttcttattgtgtCATATttggaaatgtaaataaatctaatgcaaatctcaaaaaagacaaataaaattctgtttaaaatatccgtggataatttttttttggggtctgttataatcaatcaatcaaaagaAATTCACTTTTTTTAATACTTCACTCTAACAGCAACTTTTAATagcaattttttgtttttccttaagATCTTTTTTCAATATTTCGAACCAAACATCTTAGTAACTTAGATGATCATTGACCTGCTCAGTTCATGAAATTGTAAACGTTCGTTCTATCCATAAATAGAAGTATGGTCAGGAATTTCCAGACTTCTGATTATTGTTAGATTTACGTTGTATAGAATTACGTTGTGAttgtatacaaaaaaaaagtggcagTGAAAGGTATTTTCTTGCTCAAGAAGTGTCTCCTTCTGGAGTGTGTCTCCATATTAAAGTTCTTAATTAATTCAGAAgcttcaatatttatttatttatttatttaagtaaactATTCTCCTATAGTGCCTTGCCTTAAAAAGCCTCAAGTGATGTTTATATTTGACATAAGTAGCTATAAATGGTCAATTATTCAATTAATCATAGATCATGTAGATAAAGACTACAATATCTAGTTAAACTCATGATCCATGAGTCGTGTGCTTACAGATTGCTCACCTGCGTTATTAAACAGAAAGAGGGTGTTGATATCAGAGCTTGGTGTCTTTTTTGCTTCTCTTATAACAGCTTCCACTCCATCTTTCTGCCCCAGATCTGCAACCACAGAGCGGATAAGCAGGCCGTCTCCCTTCGAGGACAAATCCTCCTCCAGTTCCCGTAGCTTATCTCCAGATCTGGCAACCAGGAGAAGAACCGAGCCAGGTTTTAGGAGAGGTGAAATTTCTTTAGCAAGACATCTACCGAAACCTTTAGACGCTCCTGTTATGATGCAAAAAGCCTTGCCGAAGTCTTTCTCCTCTGCCGAAGCTACATTTGAAGTATCACCAGCCTCCATGTTGCCCTTTTCCAAGCtagatgaaaaaaaatgttccaCTGGGATCTCACTTGTTGATTATTTTAGCCGCGATTGCTACACTTCCGGGATTTGGACCAATGAGCTTTGATTGGTGGGCCACGCCCTCTGGAGCAACAAATCCGGAAATCAGGAATCATACATTATTATTGAgcaaaggaaatgaaaaaacactaaaaatattGTGCTAGTCGTGCCATAAATCTGTTACTGAGCTCAGTCATGTGCTCTAATCCGATAATATTCTCTGTTGAAATTTGCCATGAATATGagatttgtttaatatttaaaataataaataattattctaaaaaatttgtataataattctctctctctctctctctctctctctctctatatatatatatatatatagagagagagagagagagagagagagagatgatagaaTTATTGTACAATTTATTATAGaattaattctctctctctctctctctctctctctctctatatatatatatatatatatatatatatagagagagagagagagagagagagagagagatgatagaaTTATTGTACAATTTATTATAGaattaattctctctctctctctctctctctctctctctctatatatatatatatatagagagagagagagagagatgatagaaTTATTGTACAATTTATTATAGaattaattctctctctctctctctctctctctctatatatatatatagagagagagagagagagagagagaattaattctaaaataaattgtacaataattctatattctattctatatatatatatatatatatatagagagagagagagagagagatgatagaaTTATTGTACAATTTATTATAGaattaattctctctctctctctctctatatatatatatatatagagagagagagagagagagagagagatagatagatagatagatagatagatagatagatagatagatagatagatagatagatagatagatagatagatagatagatagatagatagatagatagataaaacactattaaaaaaataggTTCCCAAGTGCTGAATAAAATGCTGTATATTATCAACAGATTATACAATTAAAAACCAAAAAGAGCAATGTAAAAACTGAatggaaattaaaaaacaattacaaa
This genomic interval carries:
- the spra gene encoding sepiapterin reductase a translates to MEAGDTSNVASAEEKDFGKAFCIITGASKGFGRCLAKEISPLLKPGSVLLLVARSGDKLRELEEDLSSKGDGLLIRSVVADLGQKDGVEAVIREAKKTPSSDINTLFLFNNAASLGDVSRYARSFTDMDEVNEYLSMNVSSALCLTAGILQAFPAREGFRHCVVNVSSLCALQPFPSWVLYCMGKAARNMMFRVLAKEESELRILNYAPGPLDTDMQTHARCDTADDGIRTSIMAIHSEGRLLTCEESVGKLLKVLLKDDYESGAHLDFYNL